A DNA window from Haliovirga abyssi contains the following coding sequences:
- the ligA gene encoding NAD-dependent DNA ligase LigA, which translates to MKDISEKILSEIKELRELIDKYNYFYYAKDESIISDYEYDMLTKKLEKYEKEYPELINEFSPTQLVGKLDKNSKFKKVEHKVPMLSLANTYGINDIKNFNDRVLKIIERDNIEYVLELKLDGLSISLNYENGKLKRGVTRGDGKIGEDVTENILQINSIPKYLKENINIEVRGEVILPLDKFKKINKERIEKGQEVFANPRNAAAGTLRQLDSKIVKERELDCYVYYLVNSENYNLEKHSQSLEYMKKLGFKVNDNYKIVNNIFEITDFIKEWEEKRKELNYETDGLVIKVNEYMFYEELGYTTKSPRWAIAYKFPTTQVTTKLISITYQIGRTGVITPVANLEPVRISGSMVRRATLHNFEEIARKDIRIGDIVFVEKAAEIIPQVVKPVIELRTGEEKEVEMPTICPSCREKLYKDENEVALKCVNNSCPEKLKRKIEYFVSRDAMNIEGLGPKLIERFINEGYIKNICDIYKLEDKFNEISEMENFGIKSIENLLESINKSKTREYNKVLYSLGIPYVGKFLADTLSNYSKNIVFLMQMSKEELLEIDGVGEKVASSVIKFFQDENNREIIEKLKQIGLNFEFLEKDNQDEDLKKLIGKTFLVTGTLKNYKRSELKDIIEKNGGKNVSSVSKKLNYLIVGENPGSKFKKAEVLGIPIINEDEFFKMI; encoded by the coding sequence GTGAAAGATATATCTGAAAAAATATTAAGCGAGATAAAGGAATTAAGAGAATTAATAGATAAGTATAATTATTTTTATTATGCAAAAGATGAGTCTATAATATCAGATTATGAATATGATATGTTGACAAAAAAATTAGAAAAATATGAAAAAGAATATCCAGAATTAATAAATGAATTTTCTCCAACTCAATTAGTGGGAAAATTGGATAAAAATAGTAAATTTAAAAAGGTAGAGCATAAAGTTCCAATGTTAAGTTTAGCTAATACATATGGAATAAATGATATAAAAAATTTTAATGATAGAGTATTAAAAATAATAGAACGAGATAACATAGAATATGTTTTGGAACTGAAATTAGATGGCTTATCAATTAGTTTGAATTATGAAAATGGAAAGCTTAAAAGGGGTGTAACTCGTGGAGATGGGAAAATAGGCGAGGATGTTACAGAAAATATATTACAAATAAATTCGATACCAAAATATTTAAAAGAAAATATAAATATAGAAGTAAGAGGAGAAGTAATATTACCTTTGGATAAATTTAAAAAAATAAATAAAGAAAGAATTGAAAAAGGACAAGAAGTTTTTGCAAATCCAAGAAATGCAGCAGCAGGTACATTAAGACAATTAGATAGTAAAATTGTAAAAGAGAGAGAATTAGATTGTTATGTATATTATTTAGTGAATTCTGAAAATTATAATTTGGAAAAACATTCACAAAGTTTGGAATATATGAAAAAGTTAGGATTTAAAGTTAATGATAATTATAAAATAGTAAATAATATATTTGAAATAACAGATTTTATAAAAGAATGGGAAGAAAAAAGAAAAGAATTGAATTATGAAACAGATGGCTTAGTTATAAAAGTTAATGAATATATGTTCTATGAGGAATTAGGATATACAACTAAAAGTCCTAGATGGGCAATAGCTTATAAATTTCCAACAACACAAGTTACTACGAAATTAATAAGCATTACGTATCAAATAGGAAGAACAGGAGTAATAACACCAGTTGCTAATTTAGAACCTGTAAGAATATCAGGGTCAATGGTTAGGCGGGCAACGTTGCATAATTTTGAAGAGATAGCGAGAAAAGATATAAGAATAGGTGATATAGTTTTTGTAGAAAAAGCAGCTGAAATAATACCACAAGTAGTAAAACCAGTAATAGAACTTCGTACAGGAGAAGAAAAAGAAGTAGAGATGCCAACTATATGTCCTTCTTGTAGAGAAAAATTATATAAAGATGAAAATGAAGTTGCCCTAAAATGTGTGAATAATAGCTGTCCTGAAAAATTAAAAAGAAAAATAGAATATTTTGTATCAAGAGATGCTATGAATATAGAGGGGTTAGGGCCTAAATTAATAGAAAGATTTATAAATGAAGGGTATATAAAAAATATTTGTGATATATATAAATTAGAAGATAAATTTAACGAAATTTCTGAAATGGAAAATTTTGGAATAAAAAGTATAGAGAATTTGTTAGAAAGTATAAACAAAAGTAAAACTAGAGAGTACAATAAAGTTTTATATAGTTTAGGAATTCCTTATGTTGGTAAATTTTTAGCAGATACTTTGTCAAATTATAGTAAAAATATAGTTTTTTTAATGCAGATGAGCAAAGAAGAGCTTTTGGAAATTGATGGTGTTGGAGAAAAGGTAGCTTCATCAGTTATTAAATTTTTTCAAGATGAAAACAACAGAGAAATAATAGAAAAATTAAAACAGATTGGACTTAATTTTGAATTTTTAGAAAAAGATAATCAAGATGAAGATTTAAAAAAATTAATTGGGAAAACATTTTTAGTTACAGGAACTTTAAAAAATTATAAGAGAAGTGAATTAAAAGATATAATAGAAAAAAATGGTGGAAAAAATGTTTCGAGTGTAAGTAAAAAATTAAATTATTTAATTGTAGGAGAAAATCCAGGAAGTAAATTTAAAAAAGCAGAGGTATTAGGTATTCCAATTATTAATGAAGATGAATTTTTTAAAATGATATAA
- the panB gene encoding 3-methyl-2-oxobutanoate hydroxymethyltransferase has product MITVNDILSKKGKEKITMITAYDYQTSKLADEAEIDMILVGDSLGMVVLGYESTLPVTMDEMIHHAKAVNRGRKNSFLVVDMPYLSYNVDMKDSLYNAGRIIKETGANAVKLEGGKRTIETIKRIIDLEIPVVGHLGLTPQSVNKMGGYKIQGKEKTAAEEMIEDAKELEKAGVLAIVLEGVPENLAKLITKEVNIPTIGIGAGIYTDGQVLVIYDMLGYNELVPKFVKKYATLKENSIAAIKKYIEDVKNGDFPSKEYIYKAQSKIEKIY; this is encoded by the coding sequence ATGATTACAGTTAATGATATTTTGTCAAAAAAGGGAAAAGAAAAAATAACTATGATAACAGCATATGACTACCAAACTTCAAAATTGGCAGATGAAGCTGAAATAGATATGATATTAGTAGGAGATTCATTAGGAATGGTAGTTCTGGGATATGAATCTACTCTTCCTGTAACTATGGATGAAATGATACATCATGCAAAAGCTGTTAATAGAGGTAGGAAAAACAGTTTTTTAGTTGTGGATATGCCATATTTATCGTATAATGTAGATATGAAAGATTCATTATATAATGCAGGTAGAATAATAAAAGAGACTGGAGCAAATGCAGTAAAATTAGAAGGTGGAAAAAGAACAATTGAAACAATAAAAAGGATAATTGATTTAGAAATTCCTGTAGTTGGACATTTAGGATTAACTCCTCAATCTGTAAATAAAATGGGCGGATATAAAATACAAGGAAAAGAAAAAACAGCTGCAGAAGAGATGATAGAAGATGCAAAAGAATTAGAAAAAGCAGGAGTATTAGCAATAGTTTTAGAAGGAGTTCCTGAAAATTTAGCTAAATTAATAACAAAAGAAGTAAATATACCGACAATAGGTATTGGCGCTGGAATATACACAGATGGACAAGTACTTGTAATTTATGATATGTTAGGATATAATGAATTAGTGCCTAAATTTGTGAAAAAATATGCCACTCTAAAAGAAAATTCAATAGCTGCAATAAAAAAATATATAGAAGATGTTAAAAATGGGGATTTTCCATCAAAAGAGTATATTTATAAAGCACAATCTAAAATAGAAAAAATATATTAA
- a CDS encoding late competence development ComFB family protein — translation MYKEMFHTEDLENVIEELVFKELHKIISEKSVEFCTCKICLQDIAAIVLNRIPPRYKNSIIDKMYPNKREEEKLEKLENLIDEQLLVAIEKIKENPHH, via the coding sequence ATGTATAAAGAGATGTTTCATACAGAAGATTTAGAAAATGTAATTGAAGAATTGGTTTTTAAAGAGTTACATAAGATTATTTCAGAAAAGTCTGTTGAATTTTGTACTTGTAAAATATGTTTACAGGACATAGCAGCAATTGTTCTAAATAGAATACCTCCAAGATATAAAAATAGTATTATAGATAAAATGTATCCTAATAAAAGAGAAGAGGAAAAATTAGAAAAATTGGAAAATTTAATAGATGAGCAGTTATTAGTGGCAATAGAAAAAATAAAAGAAAATCCACATCATTAA
- a CDS encoding helix-turn-helix domain-containing protein, whose protein sequence is MTLGDRIKKIRNEKGYSLRELAEKVEVSASFLSQIEQGKASPSIENLKKIANELEVRVSYLIEDEDVKKDAVFTKKEDRYIVESLNSKTTISLLTTPDIDKNMEPIFYEIEPGGESGKGYYYHPGEEFVFVIAGELDVYINEKKYILKKGDSLYFKSTQKHKFKNSSKLKAKVLWVVTPPTF, encoded by the coding sequence ATGACATTGGGTGATAGAATAAAAAAAATAAGGAATGAAAAAGGATATTCTTTAAGAGAATTAGCAGAAAAAGTAGAAGTTTCGGCAAGTTTTTTATCCCAAATAGAACAAGGAAAAGCATCTCCTTCAATAGAAAATTTAAAAAAAATAGCAAACGAATTAGAAGTAAGAGTGAGTTATTTAATAGAGGATGAAGATGTTAAAAAAGATGCTGTTTTTACAAAAAAAGAAGATAGATATATAGTGGAAAGTTTGAATTCGAAAACAACAATATCTCTTCTTACAACTCCAGATATAGATAAAAATATGGAGCCTATATTTTATGAGATAGAACCTGGTGGAGAAAGTGGGAAAGGATATTATTATCATCCAGGAGAAGAGTTTGTATTTGTGATAGCAGGAGAATTAGATGTTTATATAAATGAAAAAAAATATATTTTAAAAAAAGGCGATAGTTTGTATTTTAAATCTACTCAAAAACATAAATTTAAAAATAGTTCAAAATTAAAAGCAAAAGTTTTATGGGTTGTAACTCCGCCAACATTTTAA
- a CDS encoding KdsC family phosphatase, protein MTENIKLIVLDVDGTLTNGTIYIGNSGEELKGFNVKDGFAIVKAQKVGYKFAIITGRKSVIVEKRAKELSINEIHQGIENKRDKLKEVLDKYNMNMKNVAYIGDDINDLPAMKDVGLVGVPYDGAQEVKKISDFISSKKGGQGAVREFIEYILRNNGDWEKILRDYK, encoded by the coding sequence ATGACAGAAAATATAAAATTAATAGTTTTAGATGTAGATGGGACATTAACAAACGGCACCATATATATTGGAAATTCAGGAGAAGAATTAAAAGGATTTAATGTGAAAGATGGATTTGCAATAGTAAAAGCACAAAAAGTAGGATATAAGTTTGCTATAATTACAGGGAGAAAATCTGTTATTGTAGAGAAAAGGGCAAAAGAATTGAGTATTAATGAAATTCATCAAGGAATAGAGAATAAAAGAGATAAGCTAAAAGAAGTACTAGATAAATACAATATGAATATGAAAAATGTAGCATATATAGGAGATGATATAAACGATTTACCTGCAATGAAAGATGTAGGATTAGTAGGAGTTCCATATGATGGGGCACAGGAAGTAAAAAAAATATCAGATTTTATTAGTAGCAAAAAAGGCGGGCAAGGAGCTGTTCGAGAATTTATAGAGTATATTTTAAGGAATAATGGAGATTGGGAAAAAATTTTAAGAGATTATAAATGA
- a CDS encoding DegV family protein: protein MGIKYINAIRLKKMLIAGSRWLVKHQDILNELNIYPVPDGDTGTNMSMTVKSIEEELNKFNEKQDMDSLINVVSETVLLGARGNSGTILSQIIHGFLKPLEGKEKIYAKDIAVSLDSAQKTAYEAVQEPVEGTILTVVRIVSEKANEFVKTNNDLIELLEYIKRIAEKEVENTKNLLPKLKEADVVDAGAKGFFYILEGFEKLIKDGIIIEEIEENITTKELSGIFNLSNSEEELKYKYCTEFIINGSDFDFEEFKDKLSELGDSMVAVQVANKTKAHIHTNNPGLAIEFALKHGELIMIKIDNMGVQHKSVVIKDKVEKIMINKIQNKEDGYIAVADTIEIANLFLKLGANAVIVGGQSNNPSVADISEAISKIDAKRIVLLPNNKNIISTANLASQRAGKNSLVMDTKSIVEGYFILRNKIENIEDLLNALKRNYSIEVTQAVKDTKINDLAIKKGDYIALVNNKIEIAEKKLEDIIEKISEKYIDNKTIQVSIFKGENVTQKSETKIKDKFKNIKTECFTGNQKNYFYYMYIENRDEELPEIAIVTDSTSDLEQEMINGLPVYIVPLKVNLDGEYKKEKEEITKGQFWKSLLEMDGLPKTSQPSPAEFKNLYKKLLEKGYKKIISIHISGKLSGTHQAARVARNMIGKNENDIKIIDSKTVMSSLGHLVIEAGKKAVEKENFEQIIEWVEKTKDKGLLIGSVSSLKYLEKGGRIGKAASLIGGILKMHPIVKIEDGEVYSAKKVIGDLGVYNYFEKILKEEMKKGPIIVYNLWGGTATELANAKKLFKLEEKYDKITVRGVVETGSVVGSHVGPIYGLVIYPKLN from the coding sequence TTGGGAATTAAATATATAAATGCAATAAGATTAAAAAAAATGTTAATAGCTGGAAGTAGATGGTTGGTAAAGCATCAAGATATATTAAACGAATTAAACATTTATCCAGTTCCAGATGGAGATACTGGTACAAATATGTCTATGACAGTAAAATCAATAGAAGAAGAATTAAATAAATTTAATGAAAAACAAGATATGGATTCATTAATAAATGTAGTATCAGAAACAGTTTTATTAGGGGCAAGAGGAAATTCAGGAACAATATTATCTCAAATAATACATGGATTTTTAAAACCATTAGAAGGAAAAGAGAAAATTTATGCAAAAGATATAGCTGTATCTTTGGATTCTGCACAAAAGACAGCATATGAAGCTGTACAAGAGCCAGTAGAGGGAACAATTTTAACAGTAGTGAGAATAGTTTCTGAAAAAGCTAATGAATTTGTAAAAACGAACAATGATTTAATAGAATTGTTGGAATATATAAAAAGAATAGCTGAAAAAGAGGTAGAAAATACAAAAAATTTATTGCCTAAATTAAAAGAAGCAGATGTAGTTGATGCAGGAGCAAAAGGATTTTTCTATATTTTAGAAGGATTTGAAAAATTAATAAAAGATGGAATTATAATTGAGGAAATAGAAGAAAATATAACTACAAAAGAGTTATCTGGAATTTTTAATTTGTCTAATAGTGAAGAGGAGTTAAAATATAAATATTGTACTGAGTTTATAATTAATGGTTCAGATTTTGATTTTGAGGAGTTTAAAGATAAGTTATCAGAATTAGGGGACTCAATGGTAGCGGTGCAAGTTGCAAATAAAACTAAAGCACACATACATACAAATAATCCAGGACTTGCAATAGAATTTGCGTTAAAGCATGGCGAATTAATTATGATAAAGATAGATAATATGGGAGTACAGCATAAAAGTGTAGTAATAAAAGATAAAGTTGAAAAAATAATGATTAATAAAATTCAAAATAAAGAAGATGGATATATCGCTGTTGCAGATACTATTGAAATAGCAAATTTGTTTTTAAAATTAGGGGCTAATGCAGTAATTGTAGGAGGACAATCAAATAATCCAAGTGTAGCAGATATTTCAGAAGCAATATCTAAAATAGATGCTAAAAGAATTGTGTTACTTCCAAATAATAAAAATATAATATCTACAGCTAATTTAGCAAGTCAAAGAGCAGGTAAAAATAGTTTAGTAATGGACACTAAAAGTATTGTAGAGGGCTATTTTATATTAAGAAATAAAATTGAAAATATAGAAGATTTATTAAATGCGTTAAAAAGAAATTATTCAATAGAAGTGACTCAAGCTGTAAAAGATACAAAAATTAATGATTTAGCAATAAAAAAAGGAGATTATATAGCGCTAGTTAATAATAAAATAGAAATAGCAGAGAAAAAGCTTGAAGATATTATAGAAAAAATATCTGAGAAATATATTGATAATAAAACTATTCAGGTTTCTATTTTTAAAGGGGAAAACGTAACCCAAAAAAGCGAAACAAAAATAAAAGATAAATTTAAAAATATAAAAACAGAATGTTTTACAGGAAATCAAAAAAATTATTTTTATTATATGTATATAGAAAATAGAGATGAAGAATTACCAGAAATAGCAATAGTTACAGATTCCACATCGGATTTGGAACAAGAGATGATTAATGGATTGCCTGTTTATATTGTGCCTTTAAAAGTTAATTTAGATGGAGAATATAAAAAAGAAAAAGAGGAGATTACTAAAGGACAATTTTGGAAAAGTTTGTTAGAGATGGATGGATTACCCAAAACATCACAACCTTCTCCAGCAGAATTTAAAAATTTATATAAAAAATTATTAGAAAAAGGATATAAAAAAATAATTTCTATACATATATCTGGGAAATTAAGTGGAACTCATCAAGCAGCGAGAGTGGCTAGAAATATGATTGGAAAAAATGAAAATGATATAAAAATAATTGATAGTAAAACAGTTATGAGTAGTCTTGGACATTTAGTAATTGAGGCAGGGAAAAAAGCAGTAGAAAAAGAAAATTTTGAACAAATTATAGAGTGGGTAGAAAAAACAAAAGATAAAGGTTTACTTATAGGCTCAGTATCTAGCTTAAAATATTTAGAAAAAGGCGGAAGAATAGGAAAAGCGGCTTCTTTAATTGGCGGGATATTAAAAATGCATCCAATTGTAAAAATAGAAGATGGAGAAGTTTATAGTGCTAAAAAAGTAATAGGAGATTTAGGAGTATATAATTATTTTGAGAAAATTTTAAAAGAGGAGATGAAAAAAGGTCCAATTATAGTGTATAATTTATGGGGAGGAACAGCAACAGAATTAGCAAATGCTAAAAAATTATTTAAATTAGAAGAAAAATATGATAAGATAACTGTAAGAGGAGTAGTTGAGACTGGCTCTGTGGTAGGAAGTCATGTGGGACCAATTTATGGATTGGTAATTTATCCAAAGTTAAATTAA
- a CDS encoding PTS sugar transporter subunit IIA, translating to MRLSSFLDSELIFVNLNEKGKDQIIETMVEKAALVDEKLKKRKREIEDAVLKREHEISTAMGNHIAIPHARIEGYDDVMVIVGILSNDLECETAIHTKDSIKMIFMIIAGQTKNKLVLQLMKGIMKLSTKQDVLKKISNLKDAEKIISIIKDEEIEVSERITAEDVMSTDVEPAKLTDTLEEIAKRFVVEELRGVPVTDNKGKFIGEITQRELIQYGMPKYTSLMGDLGFMTVGEPFEEYFKNEKKVTVKELYRKNPITVDKKASIMEVSFLMVTKGNTRIYVVENGKYYGMILRSDIIKKILHV from the coding sequence ATGAGACTGTCAAGTTTTTTAGATTCTGAATTAATATTTGTGAATCTAAATGAAAAAGGGAAAGATCAAATAATAGAAACTATGGTGGAAAAAGCTGCATTAGTTGATGAGAAGTTAAAAAAGAGAAAAAGAGAAATTGAAGATGCAGTATTAAAAAGAGAACATGAAATATCAACTGCTATGGGAAATCATATAGCAATACCTCATGCTAGAATTGAAGGTTATGATGACGTAATGGTGATAGTTGGGATTTTAAGTAATGATCTGGAATGTGAAACAGCAATTCATACGAAAGATAGCATTAAAATGATATTTATGATTATTGCAGGACAAACTAAAAATAAACTTGTCTTACAATTAATGAAAGGGATAATGAAGCTTTCAACAAAACAAGATGTATTAAAAAAAATAAGTAATTTAAAAGATGCAGAAAAGATAATATCAATTATAAAAGATGAAGAGATTGAAGTAAGTGAAAGAATAACAGCAGAGGATGTAATGAGCACAGATGTAGAACCTGCAAAATTAACAGATACTTTGGAAGAAATTGCTAAAAGATTTGTGGTAGAAGAGCTAAGAGGAGTACCTGTTACAGATAATAAAGGAAAATTTATAGGAGAAATAACACAAAGAGAATTAATACAATATGGAATGCCTAAATATACATCTTTAATGGGAGATTTAGGGTTTATGACAGTTGGAGAACCATTTGAAGAATATTTTAAAAATGAAAAAAAAGTTACAGTAAAAGAGTTATATAGAAAAAATCCAATAACTGTAGATAAAAAAGCATCAATTATGGAAGTTAGTTTTTTAATGGTTACAAAAGGAAATACCAGAATTTATGTGGTGGAAAATGGGAAATATTATGGAATGATATTAAGATCAGATATTATAAAGAAAATTTTACATGTATAG
- a CDS encoding ArsB/NhaD family transporter: MNTLVIALIIFLVTYLFIITEWIPASTAAFLGGIAMVGTRVLTQEEAFHSIDLGVIFLLTGMMMIVFVMSETGVFQWVAIKIAQLVKGEPFALMAVLSIVTAVFSAFLDNVTTVLLIAPVSILLAEQLELDAVPFLITEAIASNIGGTATLIGDPPNILIGTAAHISFNDFLIQLGPVILLNLVFLVITLWFLFGKNMHVSRDLKAKIMELDSSRAIKDKKMLKFSLVVMGLVILGFLTHPFTGLEPAVIAMTGGIILIVLSGKHPEEIYKEAEWDTLFFFMGLFMLVDGVVKVGLLKIMADRALALTGGDLGVTSMLILWLSGIASAVVNNIPYTATMIPMIKEIIPQIAAHSTVPLKDIGYALWWALALGACLGGNGTLVGASANVVAAGIATKSGKPISFMRFTKYGAIITLESLVVSSVYILIRYIK; encoded by the coding sequence ATGAATACTTTAGTAATAGCATTAATAATATTTTTAGTTACATATTTATTTATTATTACAGAATGGATACCAGCTTCTACCGCAGCATTTTTAGGTGGAATTGCAATGGTGGGGACAAGAGTTTTAACTCAAGAAGAGGCATTTCATTCAATTGATTTAGGTGTAATATTTTTATTAACAGGAATGATGATGATTGTATTTGTTATGTCAGAAACAGGAGTCTTTCAATGGGTAGCCATAAAAATAGCACAGTTAGTAAAAGGAGAACCATTTGCATTAATGGCTGTTTTATCAATTGTTACAGCGGTATTTTCTGCATTTTTAGATAATGTAACAACAGTTCTATTAATAGCTCCAGTTTCAATTTTACTTGCAGAGCAGTTAGAGCTTGATGCAGTACCATTTCTTATTACAGAAGCAATAGCATCAAATATTGGTGGAACAGCTACATTAATAGGTGACCCTCCAAATATTTTGATAGGAACTGCGGCACATATATCATTTAATGACTTTTTAATACAATTAGGACCAGTAATATTATTAAATTTGGTATTTTTAGTTATAACTTTATGGTTTTTATTTGGAAAAAATATGCATGTATCGAGAGATTTAAAAGCAAAAATTATGGAATTAGATTCAAGCAGAGCAATTAAAGATAAAAAAATGTTAAAATTTAGTTTAGTTGTAATGGGATTAGTTATATTAGGATTTTTGACTCATCCATTTACAGGATTAGAACCAGCAGTAATAGCAATGACAGGTGGAATTATATTAATAGTTTTATCAGGAAAACATCCAGAAGAGATATATAAAGAAGCTGAATGGGATACACTGTTTTTCTTTATGGGATTATTTATGTTAGTAGACGGAGTAGTGAAAGTAGGATTATTAAAAATAATGGCAGATAGAGCGTTAGCATTGACAGGAGGAGATTTAGGTGTAACATCTATGTTGATTTTATGGCTTTCAGGAATAGCTTCAGCAGTTGTAAATAATATACCTTATACAGCTACAATGATTCCTATGATAAAAGAGATAATACCTCAAATTGCAGCACATAGCACTGTTCCGCTAAAAGATATAGGATACGCTTTATGGTGGGCATTGGCATTGGGAGCATGTCTTGGAGGAAATGGAACATTGGTAGGAGCATCAGCAAATGTAGTAGCAGCAGGAATAGCAACAAAAAGTGGAAAGCCAATATCATTTATGAGATTTACAAAATATGGAGCTATAATAACATTAGAATCTTTAGTGGTAAGTAGTGTTTATATATTAATAAGATATATTAAATAA